One window from the genome of Ignavibacteria bacterium encodes:
- a CDS encoding bifunctional molybdenum cofactor biosynthesis protein MoaC/MoaB, with the protein MRDVSSKSNSLRTAKATATLNISISTAEAIQNGNVPKANPIEVARVAGIQAAKNTSVIIPYCHQVPLDNVQIDIIVDTNSISIFSEVKAIWKTGVEMEALCAVSATALTLYDMLKPIDETMEIVSIQLLDKKGGKSNISEHGEGLSAAVIVLSDSVREGLKEDVSGKILVEKLQQHKLRVAHYIILPDEKKEIENELKRLSDSEKIDVVITTGGTGISTRDVTPEATLSVIEQRLVGMEETLRSYGQQRYYFAMFSRCVVGKRGTTLIINLPGSTQSVEDGIHALFPHVFHFFRMIKNERHDNN; encoded by the coding sequence ATGCGCGATGTTTCTTCAAAGTCAAATTCATTACGAACGGCAAAGGCGACTGCGACGCTGAATATTTCTATATCAACAGCGGAAGCAATACAAAACGGAAATGTTCCGAAAGCAAATCCGATTGAAGTTGCGCGCGTTGCGGGAATTCAGGCGGCGAAAAATACGAGTGTAATTATTCCCTATTGTCATCAGGTTCCGCTTGACAATGTTCAAATAGATATTATTGTAGATACGAATTCAATTTCAATTTTCTCCGAAGTGAAAGCAATATGGAAAACTGGGGTGGAAATGGAAGCGTTATGTGCGGTATCGGCAACGGCATTAACATTGTACGATATGCTGAAACCTATTGACGAAACAATGGAAATTGTATCCATTCAATTGTTGGATAAGAAAGGCGGAAAATCCAACATCAGTGAACACGGCGAAGGATTATCTGCGGCAGTAATTGTGCTGAGTGATTCTGTGCGCGAAGGATTGAAAGAAGATGTTTCGGGAAAGATACTTGTCGAGAAACTTCAGCAGCACAAGTTGAGAGTTGCACATTACATTATTTTACCCGATGAAAAAAAGGAAATCGAAAATGAACTGAAGCGACTTTCTGATTCAGAAAAAATTGACGTTGTAATTACTACCGGCGGAACGGGAATTTCAACTCGTGATGTTACTCCTGAAGCAACACTTTCTGTCATTGAACAACGATTGGTGGGAATGGAGGAAACGTTGCGAAGTTACGGACAACAGCGATATTACTTTGCTATGTTTTCACGCTGTGTTGTTGGAAAACGAGGAACAACGCTCATCATAAATCTTCCCGGTTCAACACAAAGTGTGGAAGATGGTATCCATGCGTTGTTTCCGCATGTGTTTCATTTTTTTCGAATGATAAAAAACGAACGTCACGACAATAACTGA
- a CDS encoding integration host factor subunit beta — translation MSKADLVTRVANGTGVTKLETEAIVDGFLESIKDTLIDGSNIEIRGFGSFKVVLRKPRVGRNPKTGIKVPIDEQFTPFFKVSKDFKTAVNANLKKKVSR, via the coding sequence ATTTCTAAAGCAGATTTAGTTACCCGCGTCGCCAACGGTACCGGAGTTACAAAATTAGAAACCGAAGCGATCGTTGACGGTTTTTTAGAATCAATCAAGGATACACTGATAGACGGAAGCAATATTGAAATCCGCGGATTCGGAAGTTTTAAAGTCGTACTGCGTAAACCGCGTGTTGGTCGCAATCCAAAAACGGGTATCAAAGTTCCCATTGATGAACAATTTACTCCGTTTTTTAAAGTGTCAAAAGATTTTAAAACTGCAGTCAATGCAAATTTGAAAAAGAAAGTAAGCCGTTGA